A stretch of the Sulfolobus acidocaldarius SUSAZ genome encodes the following:
- a CDS encoding molybdopterin biosynthesis protein MoeA: MRAILKDSELLYPQDALAKFLNEFGVKQLEVERINLEDSLNRIVAEDIISDIPLPPFSRSTVDGFAIKHDHCPGEFTVIDKIRIGEYKEIRIGNGEAVEVDTGSPIPEGATAVVKVENTVIEGNKVKVSKKLSFGENIGWIGTDIPKGTLVVRRGERLNPYKIALLASIGIRQVLVYKRPRIYIIITGDELVEPGKDLDPGKIYESNSYYLQAYYLSKGYEVIKRTHVNDDKELIRREILEGIEKADIVIVTGGSSAGEKDYVHQVIKEEGKIIVHGLKIKPGKPAILAEIKGKPVFGLPGNITSTMVINEEVVDKYIDIMYNISSYRYTIKATIINEVKSDYNRTTYIPVYLIKKDGKYYAIGMPFDSYMIGVFSTADGYIIVNPGENIEEGSEVSVYLRSLDERPVYIGEEEPTLYPRGFRVLPFGSYIGLKAIKYGIGDVIVISNLYDSNFKGDLSKERNIIETGEGNEYVGYLEWVGLSKLVKDPVVKLRYPSVALQLMDKAKIIIPATFHKDGKVIGKEKLEIIVRNQDIKKYFRG, encoded by the coding sequence ATGAGAGCGATTCTTAAGGATTCAGAACTACTTTATCCTCAGGATGCTCTAGCTAAATTCCTAAACGAATTTGGAGTAAAGCAATTAGAAGTGGAAAGGATAAATCTTGAAGACTCGTTAAACAGGATTGTAGCTGAGGACATAATATCTGACATACCTTTACCCCCTTTCTCTCGATCCACAGTTGATGGATTTGCGATAAAGCATGACCATTGCCCTGGGGAATTTACAGTAATAGATAAGATTAGAATTGGCGAATATAAGGAGATCAGGATAGGCAATGGAGAAGCAGTCGAAGTGGACACTGGTTCACCAATTCCTGAAGGGGCAACAGCAGTCGTTAAGGTTGAAAATACAGTAATTGAGGGGAACAAGGTAAAGGTAAGTAAGAAATTAAGTTTTGGTGAAAACATAGGTTGGATCGGTACAGACATACCTAAGGGAACATTGGTGGTAAGAAGAGGTGAGAGATTAAACCCTTATAAGATAGCCCTTTTAGCATCAATTGGAATAAGGCAAGTTTTAGTTTACAAAAGACCAAGGATATATATTATTATTACTGGAGATGAATTAGTAGAACCAGGTAAAGACCTTGATCCAGGAAAGATTTATGAGAGTAACTCGTACTACTTGCAAGCTTATTACTTATCTAAAGGCTATGAGGTTATAAAAAGGACACATGTAAACGATGATAAAGAATTAATTAGAAGAGAGATACTGGAAGGCATAGAAAAAGCAGACATCGTCATAGTAACAGGGGGGTCAAGTGCAGGAGAAAAAGATTATGTACATCAAGTGATCAAAGAGGAAGGTAAAATTATAGTTCATGGCTTAAAAATAAAACCAGGAAAGCCTGCAATACTAGCAGAAATTAAGGGTAAACCTGTTTTCGGATTACCAGGAAATATAACATCTACAATGGTGATAAATGAAGAAGTAGTTGATAAATATATAGATATAATGTATAACATTTCTTCCTATAGATATACCATAAAGGCAACTATAATAAATGAAGTAAAATCAGATTATAATAGGACCACATATATTCCAGTCTATTTAATTAAAAAAGATGGAAAATATTATGCTATAGGGATGCCTTTTGACAGCTACATGATAGGAGTTTTTTCTACTGCAGACGGTTACATTATTGTAAACCCAGGCGAAAATATAGAAGAGGGAAGTGAGGTAAGTGTTTACCTTAGATCATTAGATGAGAGACCCGTATACATAGGTGAAGAAGAGCCTACGCTATATCCAAGAGGATTTAGAGTGCTACCCTTTGGATCTTATATAGGACTTAAGGCAATCAAATACGGTATAGGGGATGTTATCGTAATAAGTAATTTATATGATTCTAACTTTAAGGGAGATTTAAGTAAGGAGAGAAACATTATAGAGACAGGCGAAGGTAATGAGTACGTGGGCTACCTAGAGTGGGTAGGATTAAGTAAATTAGTAAAAGACCCTGTAGTCAAATTAAGATATCCTTCAGTTGCCCTACAACTAATGGATAAGGCAAAAATTATTATCCCAGCTACGTTCCATAAGGACGGTAAAGTAATAGGTAAGGAAAAATTAGAAATTATTGTAAGGAATCAAGATATTAAGAAATATTTTAGGGGTTAA
- a CDS encoding coenzyme PQQ synthesis protein, with translation MNFDEVKDLKPQKVGELIDVTKSGEEEGYVIKLSEEKVYELAPIAYYVWELCDGNRTVTEIVDRASNDTNLPSDQVREPILTVLDELKKAALIVM, from the coding sequence ATGAATTTTGATGAAGTAAAAGATCTTAAGCCACAAAAGGTAGGAGAACTGATTGATGTAACTAAAAGTGGAGAAGAAGAAGGCTACGTGATAAAGTTATCCGAAGAGAAGGTTTATGAGCTTGCACCTATAGCTTATTATGTTTGGGAATTATGTGATGGTAATCGAACTGTGACCGAGATTGTTGACAGAGCGAGTAATGATACAAATCTTCCGTCTGATCAAGTTCGAGAGCCAATTTTAACTGTATTGGACGAGTTGAAAAAAGCCGCATTAATCGTTATGTAA
- a CDS encoding single-stranded DNA-binding protein (in Sulfolobus solfataricus this protein plays a role in promoter opening and RNA polymerase recruitment under specific conditions) produces MVDKVNSLKPGMENVNITVRVIEASEPRVIQTKNGTRTISEAVVGDETGRIKLTLWGNLAGTIKSGSVIKIANAWTTAYKGKVQLNAGSKSNVSEAEDNNIPEAESIPETTPSAGEYRGGGRGGRRFGGRRGGFRPRRESEGEEDE; encoded by the coding sequence ATGGTAGACAAGGTAAATAGTTTAAAACCTGGAATGGAAAATGTAAATATAACTGTTAGAGTAATAGAAGCAAGCGAGCCAAGAGTTATACAAACAAAGAATGGGACAAGAACTATAAGCGAAGCAGTTGTCGGAGATGAAACAGGTAGAATAAAACTAACTTTATGGGGAAATCTTGCTGGAACTATTAAATCTGGTTCTGTGATAAAAATTGCAAATGCATGGACTACGGCTTATAAGGGTAAAGTACAGTTAAATGCAGGAAGCAAATCTAATGTTTCTGAGGCTGAGGATAACAATATACCCGAGGCTGAATCCATACCTGAAACAACACCTTCTGCAGGAGAATACAGAGGAGGAGGAAGAGGAGGCAGAAGATTCGGAGGAAGAAGAGGTGGATTTAGGCCGCGGAGAGAGAGCGAAGGAGAGGAAGATGAATGA
- a CDS encoding ATPase AAA, with protein MSNSVNANHLLDYPKKFLEMLSAPFVGREEEARVLTLALLSKEHVILIGEPGTAKSALARRAADLMSAKFFMYLLTKYTEPAELFGALDVNALKQGIYKRITKDRLPESEIAFLDEIFNANSAILNALLSLLNERVIYDGYNVIKVPLRTLISASNRVPDEPELDALYDRLLLRHYARPVSEDQWKDLINSAWDYEFSDKWHISQTIMTISQLDELYSLIPQVDLSAVKSKLLKLYAMLEEKGIHLTDRRKGKVLKIAASHALLNGRLKAIEEDLIVLKYIAPKEIDDFEKVSALLSEELKTPIKYMKELNEIYSNIKEATKYVDAANESDPRLVELIRSLRATRDRVIALGKESGDEKVEEFSKDVINEIDKLLEKVARKLGIYP; from the coding sequence GTGAGTAATAGTGTTAATGCCAATCATCTATTAGATTATCCAAAGAAATTTTTAGAAATGCTATCTGCCCCGTTTGTAGGCAGAGAAGAGGAAGCAAGAGTATTAACATTAGCATTGCTTTCCAAAGAGCACGTAATACTAATTGGTGAGCCAGGAACTGCCAAATCAGCTTTAGCTAGAAGAGCGGCAGATCTAATGAGTGCGAAGTTCTTCATGTATTTGTTAACCAAGTATACGGAGCCTGCAGAATTATTCGGAGCATTAGATGTTAATGCGCTGAAGCAAGGCATATACAAAAGGATTACCAAAGACAGATTACCAGAATCAGAAATTGCCTTTCTCGATGAGATTTTTAATGCAAATTCTGCTATATTAAACGCGCTATTATCCTTATTAAATGAGAGAGTTATATATGACGGTTATAACGTTATAAAAGTTCCTCTACGAACACTAATAAGCGCAAGTAACAGGGTTCCAGATGAACCAGAATTAGACGCATTATATGATAGACTGTTGTTAAGGCACTACGCAAGACCAGTAAGTGAAGATCAGTGGAAGGACCTTATAAATTCAGCATGGGACTATGAGTTTTCAGACAAATGGCATATAAGTCAAACAATCATGACCATATCTCAATTAGACGAATTATACTCTCTAATACCTCAAGTAGATCTGTCTGCTGTAAAATCGAAACTACTAAAGCTTTACGCAATGTTAGAGGAAAAAGGTATACATTTAACGGATAGAAGAAAGGGAAAAGTTTTGAAGATAGCTGCATCTCATGCTTTACTAAATGGTAGGTTGAAGGCTATAGAAGAGGACTTGATTGTTCTGAAGTATATTGCACCCAAAGAGATTGATGATTTTGAAAAGGTGTCCGCCCTATTATCAGAGGAATTAAAAACACCAATTAAGTACATGAAAGAACTTAATGAAATCTACTCTAACATAAAAGAGGCAACAAAATATGTGGATGCTGCTAATGAGTCTGATCCCAGGTTAGTGGAGTTAATAAGGAGCCTAAGAGCTACGAGGGATAGGGTAATCGCTTTAGGTAAGGAAAGCGGAGATGAAAAAGTGGAAGAATTCTCGAAAGATGTAATAAATGAAATAGATAAGTTATTAGAAAAAGTTGCAAGAAAGCTGGGGATATATCCTTGA